The proteins below are encoded in one region of Amycolatopsis magusensis:
- a CDS encoding protoporphyrinogen/coproporphyrinogen oxidase: MSAAPDVAVVGAGIAGLTVAHELRRAGLSVRVFEASGEVGGRMKSVRQGGYTIDTGAEQISAEGYRATWELLRRAGIPAADVPSIRRAVGVWRDGRTHLTLSPESSALSLRARWELSRFLLQAKRRRRSYDTDRPEATPLGSATVAEVARGLHRDLHDYLFQPLSANFFGWQADRSAMAPLACLMLAVGPATAWRTYADGMDTLARSLAARLDVETGHPVEQVTTDGTHAQVTTAAGTFHARAAVLCVPAPIAAKLHADPDPAAASFLGACSFTPMLKLSCLLDRPLGLKASRPTYALLTPAAEESVLSGVIVDHEKHASRVPSGRGLVSLCAAPSVAAELIDAPEDDIVPRLLGAGERFLPGLGEATGDTLVHRFRYGLPEATPAALALRAAFEARPIGPVDYAGDWVSLRPSSEGAIRAGALAASRVLRHLGHSRAGVKEAA, translated from the coding sequence GTGAGCGCCGCACCGGACGTGGCCGTGGTCGGCGCCGGGATCGCCGGGCTGACCGTGGCACACGAACTACGGCGGGCCGGGCTGTCGGTGCGGGTCTTCGAGGCCTCCGGCGAGGTCGGCGGGCGGATGAAGAGCGTGCGCCAGGGCGGGTACACCATCGACACCGGCGCCGAGCAGATCTCCGCCGAGGGCTATCGCGCGACCTGGGAACTCCTGCGCCGGGCGGGCATCCCGGCGGCGGACGTGCCGTCGATCCGGCGTGCGGTCGGCGTCTGGCGCGACGGCCGCACGCACCTCACGCTCTCGCCCGAAAGTTCGGCGCTCAGCCTGCGTGCCCGCTGGGAGCTGAGCCGATTCCTGCTGCAGGCCAAGCGCCGTCGGCGGTCCTACGACACGGACCGCCCGGAGGCGACGCCGCTCGGGTCCGCCACGGTCGCCGAAGTCGCCCGCGGTCTTCACCGCGACCTGCACGACTACCTCTTCCAGCCGCTGAGCGCGAACTTCTTCGGCTGGCAGGCGGACAGATCCGCGATGGCGCCGCTGGCCTGCCTGATGCTGGCGGTCGGCCCGGCCACCGCGTGGCGCACCTACGCCGACGGCATGGACACGCTCGCCCGGAGCCTGGCCGCCCGGCTCGACGTCGAAACCGGGCACCCGGTCGAGCAGGTCACGACCGACGGCACGCACGCCCAGGTGACCACGGCGGCCGGGACCTTCCACGCGCGGGCGGCGGTGTTGTGCGTGCCCGCGCCGATCGCCGCGAAACTGCACGCCGACCCCGATCCGGCGGCGGCGTCGTTCCTCGGCGCGTGCTCGTTCACCCCGATGCTCAAGCTCAGCTGCCTGCTGGACCGGCCGCTCGGGCTGAAAGCGAGCCGCCCGACGTACGCGCTGCTCACCCCCGCCGCCGAGGAATCCGTGTTGTCCGGGGTGATCGTCGACCACGAGAAGCACGCCTCGCGGGTGCCCAGCGGCCGTGGCCTGGTGAGCCTGTGCGCGGCGCCCTCGGTGGCCGCCGAGCTGATCGACGCGCCGGAGGACGACATCGTGCCGCGCCTGCTCGGGGCCGGTGAACGGTTCCTGCCGGGGCTCGGCGAAGCCACCGGGGACACGCTGGTGCACCGGTTCCGGTACGGCCTGCCCGAAGCGACACCCGCCGCGCTGGCCCTGCGCGCCGCGTTCGAAGCACGCCCGATCGGCCCGGTGGACTACGCGGGCGACTGGGTTTCCCTGCGGCCGAGCAGCGAAGGCGCGATCCGTGCCGGAGCGCTGGCCGCGTCGAGGGTGCTGAGGCACCTGGGCCACAGCCGCGCCGGAGTGAAGGAGGCGGCGTGA
- a CDS encoding DegT/DnrJ/EryC1/StrS family aminotransferase, with protein sequence MSIPFFPPDLFEQDREVLLDLLHRIGTAADQRFILGEHTARFEHLLRTELPAEDVITCATGTSALTLTLRAMGVGPGDEVVVPAFGCAPLASTVAELGATPVFTDIRPHTMVIDPDLAEAAITPRTKVLVPAHLFSIMADMPRFTDLGRRHGLRVLEDSAVAQGAALGGKQAGTWGDAGVFSFVQVKSFGMPGEGGAVVTDDAELARTVRMLRNHGQDGRTRFLHHRIGYNSRFDEIQAAFQLHRFDGLAARLERRAQIADYYTARFESLVDAGIQPPPAGRDGRCFYVYTLLADRRDELRAHLRARGIETHVYYPLPLPHQPAFARFAPPGQRWPRAESAAARILSLPVHPQLSDAQVELIADAVHAFAPSRPLVRQEAR encoded by the coding sequence ATGAGCATCCCGTTCTTCCCGCCCGACCTGTTCGAGCAGGACCGCGAGGTGCTGCTCGACCTGCTCCACCGGATCGGCACGGCCGCCGACCAGCGGTTCATCCTCGGCGAGCACACCGCCCGCTTCGAACACCTGCTGCGCACCGAACTGCCCGCCGAGGACGTGATCACCTGCGCGACCGGCACCTCGGCGCTCACGCTCACCCTGCGCGCGATGGGCGTCGGCCCCGGCGACGAGGTGGTGGTGCCCGCGTTCGGCTGCGCGCCACTCGCCTCCACCGTCGCCGAACTCGGTGCCACGCCGGTGTTCACCGACATCCGGCCGCACACCATGGTCATCGACCCGGACCTGGCGGAAGCGGCGATCACCCCGCGCACCAAGGTGCTCGTGCCCGCTCACCTGTTCTCGATCATGGCCGACATGCCGCGGTTCACCGACCTCGGCCGGCGCCACGGCCTGCGCGTGCTGGAGGACTCCGCGGTCGCGCAGGGCGCCGCGCTCGGCGGCAAGCAGGCAGGCACCTGGGGCGACGCCGGGGTGTTCTCCTTCGTGCAGGTCAAGTCCTTCGGCATGCCGGGCGAGGGTGGCGCGGTGGTCACCGACGATGCCGAGCTCGCGCGGACCGTGCGGATGCTGCGCAACCACGGCCAGGACGGGCGGACCCGGTTCCTGCACCACCGCATCGGGTACAACAGCCGGTTCGACGAGATCCAGGCCGCCTTCCAGCTGCACCGGTTCGACGGGCTGGCCGCGCGGCTGGAACGCCGGGCCCAGATCGCCGACTACTACACCGCCCGCTTCGAATCCCTGGTGGACGCGGGTATCCAGCCGCCACCCGCCGGGCGCGACGGTCGCTGCTTCTACGTCTACACCCTGCTGGCCGACCGCCGGGACGAACTGCGGGCACACCTGCGGGCGCGGGGCATCGAGACGCACGTCTACTACCCGCTCCCCCTGCCGCACCAGCCCGCCTTCGCCCGGTTCGCCCCACCCGGGCAGCGCTGGCCGCGGGCGGAGTCGGCCGCCGCGCGCATCCTCTCGCTGCCGGTCCACCCGCAGCTCAGCGACGCCCAGGTCGAACTGATCGCCGACGCGGTCCACGCCTTCGCCCCGTCCCGCCCGCTCGTCCGCCAGGAGGCACGATGA
- a CDS encoding class I adenylate-forming enzyme family protein, whose amino-acid sequence MGVLFDECADRGSGTRVRLDRPFDIAPDGGTDYGVGDLATLVTAASGWLAAIGTQPGDRVAILKPNHWDYDLLACAAIRLGAVPAQLSAHLPADSLAALLHRLNPAVLLTTTEFATLGKAFAGRVVTLDGPERGVVHLDLLRGHRAPPPRRPREHDPLVINHTSGTTGVPKLVVHSTSTIIRKLAGLESFRLPAIGVRRDDTLANASSYAHGRTFCWTASVFCLAPRRIVILSGQDPDEADVLLRRYPPTFVEALPATFVRWRPLLSRLDNPFRDVRFFLSTYDAMHPPVIRDYLHASQRRRPLWMQGWGQTETGPITFRFFTRKSLAAERERHPSTRDLGRAIPVRTRLKVVDPDTFDPVPRGEPGLVLARTPARCLGYIGENQRWQEKHTRGWWNTGDIAVRRRDGRVLLLDREVDATPGLSCLELEDVLEDRLPAALECVVLAVPGKDPLPVVVTESGRIEQEDWANAVHDLPALQPPRVLTWGEIPRTGTGKVRRLALLTTLTGCADTPGTGRWT is encoded by the coding sequence ATGGGTGTGCTCTTCGACGAGTGCGCCGACCGGGGTTCCGGCACGCGGGTCCGGCTCGACCGGCCGTTCGACATCGCGCCGGACGGCGGCACCGACTACGGCGTCGGCGACCTCGCCACGCTGGTCACGGCCGCTTCGGGCTGGCTGGCGGCGATCGGCACCCAGCCCGGTGACCGGGTGGCGATCCTGAAACCCAACCACTGGGACTACGACCTGCTGGCCTGCGCGGCGATCCGGCTCGGCGCGGTGCCCGCGCAGCTCTCCGCGCACCTGCCCGCCGACTCGCTGGCCGCGTTGCTGCACCGGCTGAACCCGGCGGTACTGCTGACCACCACCGAATTCGCCACGCTCGGCAAGGCCTTCGCCGGCCGGGTGGTCACCCTGGACGGCCCGGAACGCGGCGTGGTCCACCTCGACCTGCTCCGCGGCCACCGCGCGCCACCGCCTCGCCGTCCACGCGAACACGACCCGCTGGTGATCAACCACACCTCCGGCACCACCGGCGTGCCCAAGCTCGTGGTGCACTCGACCTCGACGATCATCCGCAAGCTCGCCGGGCTGGAGTCGTTCCGGCTGCCCGCCATCGGCGTCCGCCGCGACGACACGCTCGCCAACGCCAGTTCCTACGCGCACGGCCGGACGTTCTGCTGGACGGCGAGCGTCTTCTGCCTGGCGCCCCGGCGGATCGTCATCCTCTCCGGCCAGGATCCCGACGAGGCGGACGTGCTGCTGCGCCGGTATCCGCCGACGTTCGTCGAGGCGCTGCCCGCCACCTTCGTCCGGTGGCGGCCGCTGCTGTCCCGATTGGACAACCCGTTCCGCGACGTCCGCTTCTTCCTGAGCACCTACGACGCCATGCACCCGCCGGTCATCCGCGACTACCTGCACGCGTCCCAGCGTCGTCGTCCACTGTGGATGCAGGGCTGGGGGCAGACCGAGACCGGCCCGATCACCTTCCGCTTCTTCACCAGGAAGTCACTGGCCGCCGAGCGGGAACGGCATCCGTCCACCCGGGACCTCGGGCGGGCGATCCCGGTGCGCACCCGGCTCAAGGTCGTCGATCCCGACACCTTCGACCCGGTACCCCGCGGCGAGCCCGGGCTGGTGCTCGCGCGCACCCCCGCACGCTGCCTCGGGTACATCGGGGAAAACCAGCGCTGGCAGGAGAAGCACACGCGGGGCTGGTGGAACACCGGCGACATCGCGGTCCGCCGGCGTGACGGCCGGGTGCTGCTGCTCGACCGCGAGGTCGACGCCACGCCCGGTCTCAGCTGCCTCGAGCTGGAGGACGTGCTGGAGGATCGGCTGCCCGCGGCGCTGGAGTGCGTGGTGCTGGCCGTGCCCGGCAAGGACCCGCTGCCGGTGGTGGTCACCGAAAGCGGCCGGATCGAGCAGGAGGACTGGGCGAACGCGGTGCACGACCTGCCCGCGTTGCAGCCGCCGCGGGTGCTCACCTGGGGCGAGATCCCCCGCACCGGCACCGGCAAGGTCCGGCGGCTGGCGTTGCTGACCACGCTCACCGGGTGCGCCGACACCCCGGGGACGGGCCGATGGACGTGA
- a CDS encoding UbiA family prenyltransferase: MTRSQDRLLAQWRAEPIREGKLRSYARLAKLDVYDYYLSGFVVFTAILATTTQFSVSVFPMLLCFVAGEVCVLASLVAFDDYTGYTDGSDIANYGPDAPLRRKLRKPLVAGTLTPAEALRFAWGAAAAAAILWTAAVLAGPYSPMWTIGLMVVTFVVSIQYSYGVKLSYHGFQELFLAALGWVLVLAPYALATGRLDSFVLVQALIFGLGPLLFGVYSNTNDIEGDRSVGRTTVASTVSPRANALFVGALSLAEFAIGAIGSLTGAAPWWFVLAMAPASVFRAMQFYRGFRAGDIMTARRMGFRVHRLSVLLMVLANLIVLATA, encoded by the coding sequence ATGACCAGGAGCCAGGACCGGTTGCTCGCCCAGTGGCGGGCCGAACCGATCCGGGAGGGCAAGCTGCGCAGTTACGCGCGGCTCGCCAAGCTCGACGTCTACGACTACTACCTGAGCGGGTTCGTGGTGTTCACCGCGATCCTGGCCACCACCACGCAGTTCAGCGTCAGCGTGTTCCCGATGCTGCTGTGCTTCGTGGCGGGTGAGGTGTGTGTGCTGGCTTCGCTGGTCGCCTTCGACGACTACACCGGCTACACCGACGGCAGCGACATCGCCAACTACGGACCGGACGCGCCGCTGCGGCGCAAGCTCCGCAAGCCGCTGGTCGCGGGCACGCTGACGCCCGCGGAGGCGCTGCGGTTCGCCTGGGGCGCGGCGGCCGCGGCGGCGATCCTGTGGACCGCGGCCGTGCTGGCCGGTCCGTACAGTCCGATGTGGACGATCGGGCTGATGGTGGTCACCTTCGTCGTGTCGATCCAGTACTCCTACGGCGTCAAGCTGAGCTACCACGGGTTCCAGGAGCTGTTCCTGGCCGCGCTCGGCTGGGTGCTGGTGCTCGCGCCCTACGCACTGGCCACCGGCAGGCTGGATTCGTTCGTCCTGGTGCAGGCGCTGATCTTCGGCCTCGGGCCGCTGCTGTTCGGCGTCTACTCCAACACCAACGACATCGAAGGCGACCGGAGCGTCGGCCGGACCACCGTCGCGTCCACCGTTTCCCCGCGCGCCAACGCCCTGTTCGTCGGGGCGCTCTCGCTGGCCGAGTTCGCGATCGGCGCGATCGGCTCGCTGACCGGCGCGGCGCCGTGGTGGTTCGTGCTGGCGATGGCCCCGGCTTCGGTGTTCCGCGCGATGCAGTTCTACCGCGGGTTCCGCGCGGGCGACATCATGACCGCCCGCCGCATGGGCTTCCGCGTGCACCGCCTTTCGGTGCTGCTGATGGTGCTGGCGAACCTCATCGTGCTGGCCACCGCGTGA